The following proteins are encoded in a genomic region of Glycine max cultivar Williams 82 chromosome 18, Glycine_max_v4.0, whole genome shotgun sequence:
- the LOC100785247 gene encoding COX assembly mitochondrial protein 2 homolog translates to MHPPLTLHKHPMCAEIIEQFQKCHIEHPIAKFFGECTDLKIKLDRCFREEKALKRKANFEESKKLKEQLRALRKENAASSGQ, encoded by the exons ATGCACCCTCCTTTAACATTGCACAAACACCCAATGTGTGCTGAA ATTATTGAGCAGTTTCAAAAGTGTCATATAGAACATCCTATTGCAAAATTCTTTGGTGAATGtactgatttaaaaataaaattggatcgCTGTTTCAGAGAAGAG AAAGCTTTGAAGCGGAAGGCCAACTTTGAAGAGAGCAAAAAGTTGAAGGAACAGTTGCGAGCTTTGAGGAAAGAAAATGCTGCAAGCAGTGGTCAATAG
- the LOC100820164 gene encoding uncharacterized protein yields the protein MENNSEGFLKLIFSWSLGDILNNDLYKDKVRQIPTAFWSVSHYLKSFIFPLIEETRTDLCSSMKMLSEAPACEITDINLSEDYSPPHDLLYQIEMKTIVASDKKGDVYEPEVGHLIALTDKRPTCIDDLNKHGNSYLIALIRKVRKKNDDENVFEVQILASQPIKLEMYWQEDDKYIYGIYGFAVYLFSLTTNMRIWNALNSDPDGPVIHVSKQLLQPDSAVGENCAQCYSFQRYTDDGSMIGAAIRLFDLNKAQEEGVLSCLAARECSHKNTVKLIWGPPGTGKTKTVASLLFALLKKKCRTLTCAPTNVAVLEVTSRFLRLVTESIDYHTYGLGDILLFGNRKRMSIDDRDDLLDIFLDYRANILAKCFAPLSGWKHHLEQVILLLENPEEQYREYLKCEEKRDYEIDDDDDCLKEENELHAIASQQTKQEKKHMSKDSKICKQNEWMKIINKTLRENRLCFKEANKSKYDKQEKKDFLFRENKIQILTFHEFVNKKLNYIWRWMRTFAVDMCTHLPTSFISLRQVKCLFECLDLLKVLAEMLSNNSITDQQLYKARKECLTKLKSLQKIILPDFFDEYTIKNFCIKRSRMIFCTASSSARLHAVEHYRLEMLVIDEAAQLKECESNIPLQLPGLRHVVLIGDEKQLPALVKSEISGKAGFGRSLFERLVLLGHEKHLLNVQYRMHPSISLFPNMEFYDKQILDSPSVKERSHEKHFLHGDMFKFYSFINVAYGQDEFDEGNSRKNMVEVAVVSEIVLNLYKESASRKQTVSVGVISPYKAQVLAIQDALGKRFVGNVDNDFSLKVSTVDGFQGGEEDVIIISTVRYNNMGYVGFLSNFQRTNVALTRARYCLWIVGNSETLMNSGSVWERLILDARARGCYHNADEDERLSDAIATSVIELGQVSDLLKLDSLLFKKAKWKVCLNQSFLISMARIKSAEICKKICSLLMQLSSGWRQPHRNINIRVLDDTSSQQLELYKVNESLYLAWTIDVLEENSNYVQVLKIWDVLPLSEVSNLVRDVDISYKSSNHLSNYNLPQADPMQFLCNQFSSLRLRDINWNQ from the exons ATGGAAAATAATAGTGAAGGCTTCTTGAAATTGATATTTTCTTGGTCTCTTGGGGATATACTCAACAATGATCTTTACAAAGACAAG GTGAGGCAAATTCCAACAGCATTCTGGTCAGTAAGTCACTATctgaaatcatttatttttccaCTTATTGAGGAAACTCGTACAGATTTATGCTCAAGCATGAAGATGTTGTCAGAAGCTCCGGCGTGTGAAATAACTGACATTAATTTGTCTGAAGATTACTCACCTCCACATGATTTGTTATACCAGATAGAAATGAAAACAATAGTAGCTAGTGATAAAAAAGGGGATGTTTATGAGCCTGAGGTTGGACATCTCATTGCTTTGACTGATAAGAGGCCAACATGCATTGATGATTTGAACAAGCATGGAAATTCCTATCTTATTGCTTTAATTAGGAAGgttagaaagaaaaatgacGATGAAAATGTTTTTGAGGTTCAAATACTAGCCTCACAGCCCATTAAATTGGAAATGTACTGGCAAGAGGatgacaaatatatatatggTATATATGGTTTTGCTGTTTATCTTTTTAGTTTAACAACAAATATGCGTATATGGAATGCTCTGAACTCAGATCCAGATGGTCCAGTCATCCATGTCAGCAAGCAACTGCTCCAACCTGATTCTGCT GTTGGGGAAAATTGTGCTCAATGTTACTCATTTCAAAGGTACACTGATGATGGATCAATGATTGGTGCTGCCATTCGCTTATTCGATTTAAACAAAGCTCAAGAAGAGGGCGTTTTAAGTTGTTTAGCTGCAAGGGAATGCTCTCACAAAAATACTGTGAAATTGATTTGGGGTCCTCCAGGGACAGGGAAAACAAAAACAGTTGCCTCATTACTATTTGCCCTCCTCAAAAAGAAATGCAGAACACTTACTTGTGCTCCAACTAATGTGGCAGTACTGGAAGTGACATCTAGGTTTCTTAGGCTAGTGACAGAGTCCATTGATTATCACACTTATGGTCTTGGAGACATATTATTATTTGGAAACAGAAAGCGGATGAGTATTGACGATCGTGATGATCTTCTTGATATATTTCTTGATTACCGTGCAAATATTCTTGCCAAGTGCTTTGCTCCCTTGTCTGGTTGGAAACATCATTTAGAACAGGTGATATTGTTACTTGAAAATCCTGAAGAGCAGTATCGTGAATATTTAAAGTGTGAGGAAAAGAGGGATTATGAgatagatgatgatgatgattgctTGAAAGAAGAGAATGAACTACATGCAATTGCAAGTCAACAAACAAAGCAAGAGAAGAAGCATATGTCCAAGGATTCAAAAATTTGTAAGCAAAATGAGtggatgaaaataattaataaaactttaaGAGAAAACAGGTTGTGTTTTAAGGAGGCAAACAAAAGTAAATATGATAAGCAAGAGAAGAAGGATTTTCTTTTTCGTGAgaacaaaatacaaattttgaCATTTCATGAGTTTgtcaacaaaaaattgaattatatctGGAGGTGGATGAGGACATTTGCAGTGGATATGTGTACTCATTTGCcaacttcttttatttcattaagACAGGTGAAATGTTTATTTGAATGTCTTGATTTGCTTAAAGTCCTTGCAGAGATGCTATCAAACAATTCGATTACTGATCAACAATTGTATAAGGCCAGGAAAGAATGCCTTACAAAGCTGAAATCACTTCAAAAGATTATTCTTCCTGATTTTTTTGATGAATATACAATCAAAAACTTTTGTATCAAAAGATCGCGCATGATTTTTTGTACTGCTTCAAGCTCCGCTAGATTGCATGCAGTAGAACATTATAGACTAGAAATGTTAGTTATAGATGAAGCTGCTCAACTCAAAGAATGTGAGTCAAATATACCTTTACAACTTCCTGGTCTTCGTCATGTTGTACTTATTGGAGATGAGAAACAGTTGCCTGCCCTAGTCAAAAGTGAG ATTTCTGGCAAGGCAGGGTTTGGGAGAAGTTTGTTTGAAAGGCTGGTTCTTTTGGGTCATGAAAAACACCTTCTCAATGTTCAATATAGAATGCATCCATCCATTAGCTTGTTTCCAAATATGGAATTCTATGACAAACAGATTTTGGATTCTCCTAGTGTTAAAGAAAGAAGCCATGAGAAGCATTTTCTACATGGAGATATGTTTAAGTTCTACTCTTTCATAAATGTTGCTTATGGGCAAGATGAATTCGATGAAGGGAATAGCCGAAAAAATATGGTGGAAGTAGCTGTGGTATCTGAGATTGTTCTCAACCTCTATAAAG AATCAGCTTCTAGAAAACAGACTGTTAGTGTTGGTGTTATATCACCATATAAAGCTCAAGTTCTTGCCATACAAGATGCTCTTGGAAAAAGGTTTGTTGGTAATGTTGATAATGACTTTTCCCTGAAGGTTTCCACGGTTGATGGTTTCCAAGGTGGTGAAGAGGATGTGATAATAATATCCACTGTAAGATATAATAACATGGGATATGTGGGATTCCTTTCTAATTTTCAAAGAACTAATGTTGCTTTAACAAGAGCAAG GTATTGCCTTTGGATAGTAGGTAATAGTGAAACTTTGATGAATAGTGGCTCTGTTTGGGAGAGATTAATCCTTGATGCTAGGGCTCGAGGGTGTTATCATAATGCTGATGAGGATGAGAGGTTATCTGATGCTATTGCAACTTCCGTGATTGAGCTTGGTCAAGTTAGTGATTTATTGAAATTGGATTCTCTGCTCTTTAAGAAAGCAAAGTGGAAG GTTTGCCTCAATCAAAGTTTTCTGATCTCTATGGCAAGAATTAAGAGTGCTGAGATTTGCAAGAAAATATGTTCCCTGCTGATGCAACTTTCAAGTGGTTGGCGTCAGCCTCACCGGAACATAAATATTAGAGTTTTGGATGATACTTCTTCCCAACAGTTAGAGCTGTATAAAGTCAATGAGTCACTTTATCTTGCATGGACCATAGATGTTCTAGAGGAGAACTCAAATTATGTTCAAGTTTTAAAGATTTGGGATGTTTTGCCATTGTCTGAGGTATCCAATTTGGTGAGGGATGTTGACATCTCATACAAGAGTTCGAATCATCTATCCAATTATAATCTTCCACAAGCTGATCCCATGCAATTTCTATGTAACCAATTTTCTTCGCTCAGACTGAGGGACATAAATTGGAATCAATAG